DNA sequence from the Caulobacter segnis genome:
GGGCTGCGCCCTCGTGGCCCACTTCGCCCAGGTGACGGGCGGACGCGGCGTCGGCGGCGCCATGCTGGTGGCCCCGGCCGACGTCAATCGCGAGGGTCCGGCCGGCCGCCTGCTGGTCGGCTTCTCGCCGATCCCCCGCCAGCGCCTCCCCTTCCCCAGCCTGGTCGTGGCCAGCCGCGACGACCCCTATGTCGAGATCGAACGCGCCGAGGCCTTTGCGCGCGGCTGGGGTTCGGCGTTCGTCGACCTGGGCCGCGCGGGGCATATCAATGTCGACTCGGGCCACGGGGCTTGGACCAAGGGACGCAGCCTGCTGCGCGGCCTGATCCAGCGCGTCGAGGCGGCGGATCGGTTGTAGGACATTCTGGAAGGAAGTTGGTGCGGGCGGTCGGGGTCGAACCGACACTCCTTTCGGAACCGGATTTTGAGTCCGGCGCGTCTACCAGTTTCACCACGCCCGCAGGCTTCGCGTCGCCGCGAAGGGTGGACTTCCTAGCAGGCGTCGCGAACGAACGCCAGCCTCGCGAACACGCTCAATCGACGTCGACGGAACCATCCGGAGAGCCGTCCGGACGAGGCGTGATCGTCTCCCCGCCGGTCAGCTGGATGGCGGCGGTTTCGAGGTGGTCCAGCAGGCGCTTGAACATCGCCACCTCGCTGGGGGCCAGGCCCGCCAGCAGGGTCGCTTCGTAGGCCAGGGCCAGCGGGGCGATCTCGGCGAACAGGCGGCGGCCGGCGGCCGTCAGCTCCAGGGTGTGCGAGCGGCGGTCCGAGCGGACCGTGGTGCGGGCCACCAGGCGGCGGACCACCAGCTCCTGCGCGGCGCGGCTGACCCGGACCTTGTCCATGGCCGTGCGGGTGACGGCCGTGTGCTGGGTCAAGGCGCCCTCGGCCAGCACCGACATCAGCCGCCATTGCGGGATGGTCAGGCCGAAACGGTCTTCATAGGCGCGGGCGATCAGGCGGCTGACCGCCGCCGAGGCCGTGGCCAGACGGTAGGGAACATAGTCCGAGAGGCTGACGCCGGGCTCGGGCGCTTCGGACGCGCCAGGGGTAATCGGAGAGACCGTCGCGGTCATGTCCTTCCTTTCGTCCTCCCATGGCGTGACCGCCTTGAGAGGAGCGGCCTTCGCCAATCCGTTTCGCGTTTCTCGACCCTTTGGCGTTCGGGTCACGCGTACTCTTGGTGTGAGCGCGCCCTATCCAAGGCTCAACGCCCCGAGGAGTTCACTCGAACGATGGGGCAGTTTCGCACGCCGCTTGGGCAGCGAATAGTCGTCTCGCCTTCCTGAATGGCGTTCTTATGCCTCAGGAACGCCCTTGGGACGTCAATCTCGCTTCGGGAGACCCCGCGTCCGGCGTCGATGGCGACCGACGGCGACGCCCCGACCGCGCGAATCACGCCCGGGGGCTCAGGCGCGCGGAATGATGCTGGAGACGCGCTCGCCGGCGTCGTAGCGCGACGGGCCGCCATAGACGGTCACCTCGCAGAGGATGTCGCCGCCCGCCTCCGAGGCCCAGATGTAGCTGCGCTCGACCTCGACATAGCGGCCGGCCGGCGAGATGCCCTCGAAGGTGTCGCCCCAAGGCACGATCGCCTTCAGGTCCTGCCAGCGCAGGGTCACGGCGCGCGAAAGCTCGTCGCGCGCCATCGCCTCCAGGTCGGGATCGCTCCCGGGAATGCTCACCGCCTCGACCTCAGCCTTCGGCGGCGTCGCGGAAATAGGCCTCGACCTCGCCCTGCAGCTTGATGGTCATCGGGTTGCCCTTGCGGTCCAGGGTCTTGCCGGCCGCGACGCGCACCCACTTCTCGGAGACGCAGTATTCCTCGACATTGGTCTTCTCGACGCCCTTGAAGCGGATGCCGATGCCGCGTTCCAGCAGGTCGGCGTCGTAGAACGGGCTGTCGGGATTGTTGGAGAGGCGGTCGGGAGGCGTGTCGCTCATGGTCTTCAGGCTTTCGGTCTGGGCCGCGCGGCCCCTGTGTCTTGGCCGGCGGTCATAGCCACGAAACGCCGAAAGTCAAAATAAGGCGACGCGCCCCCTCCCTCCTAGTCTTGCTGGTCTTCCTTGATCGGGTCGGCGGCCGAGACCGTTCCGTCGTTGTTGGTGTCGTGGTGACTGAACATGCGCCAGCCGGAATAGTCGAACTCGGCGCGAGTGATGGCGCTGCTCTTGTCGCTGTCCAGCACGTTGAAACGGACGTCGGCCTGGCGCATCTGGCGGACGCGCTCCTCTTCCTTCTTTTCGGACGCGCGCTCGTCGGCCGCCAGCTTCTTCTCGAGGCGCGCCTTGAACTCGCCGACATACTCGGCCTGCGACAGCGTTCCGTTCTTGTCGGCGTCGGTCTTGGCGAACTGGATGGCGCGGGTGGCGGCGAACTCGTCCTTGGAGACGACGCCGTCGCCGTTCTGGTCCTGCTCCTTGATGAAGGTGTCGCGGGCGTGCGAGGCGGCGTGGGCCGAACCCGCCAGCGCGGCGACAGCGAAGGCGGCGAGGATCGTGCGGGTCTTCATGGGATGTCCTAGCGGAGGGATTCGAAGGTCAGGGCGTAGGTGAAGCTGTAGCCAGGCTGGCCGGCGGCGGCCGGGCCCAGTCGGTAGCGGGTCTGGATGTGATAGAGGCCCGAGTGATCCGGCTTCACCGCGAAGCGCCCCTTGGCGTCGCTGGTGACGGTCTTGGGCGCGGGCTTGGCGTCGGCGTAGCGGTCCTCGGCGGCGACGAACTCGATCGCCTGGTTGGCCACCGGCTTGCCGTCGAACAGCACCTCGAACACCGCGTCCTGGCCGGTGACGATCTTGCTGGGATGGGTGATCGCCTTGAACTCGATGCCCTTGCCGGTCGGGGCCAGGGCCGAGTCGCTGGGCGCGCCGCGCGTGACATAGACCTCGGCGGTCGTCAGGCTCTGCATGTCGATGGCGTCGGCCGGGGCCTTGGCGCCCTCGAAGAACTCCCACTGCCCCTTGACCAGGGCGGCTTTGGCGGTGCGGCCGCCGCGCTGGCCCGTGGTGATGCGATAGGTGCCGGGCTTTTCGGTCGCGACCTCGAACACGGCCACCTGGCGCAGATAGGTCGGGGTGATCGGCGTCCGTACGCCGTCGGGATCCACCACGGCGTAGGCGTCGGACTTCATCACCACCTCGGGCGTGAAGAAGCTCTCTGTGAAGGCCCCCTCCACCGTGACGATCTTGCGGTCCGAGGCGTCGAAGACGGTGGGCAGCAGGTAGGGCGAATGGGCCTGGGCCGCCGGGACGGCGAGGCTGAGCAGGAGCGCGCCGCCCATCAGGCCTGCGCGGAGAGAACGGATCATCAGGAACACCCCAGGCGCCGCTCCAGCGCGGCGGATCGGAGATATTGCTATTAGTTCTGAGAATCAATTGCAAATAGCTTGACCAGGTCGATGGCTGGCTCTAGGCCCTCCTCATCAATTGCGAACAAGTCGCAACAACCATCGAGGGGATATCGATGTCTCGCCTGAAGCTGGCCGCGCTCGCGGCCGCCTCCACCGCAGCCCTGCTCGGTTCCGCAGCACCGTCGCTGGCCTGGGCCGCTGACGCCACGCCGGCCGCCGACGACGCCGCCGCCGAGGTCGACAAGGTCACCGTCACCGCCACGCGCTCGGAAAAGACCGTATCGCAGGCCCCGGTGACGGTCAGCGTCATCTCGTCAGAGGAGATCGAGGACGGCCTGGTCCGCGACGTGAAGGACCTGGTCCGCGACGAGCCGGGCGTCTCGGTCCGTAGCGCCCCCGCTCGCTTCACCGCCGCCGGCGCCTCGACCGGCCGCGACGGCAACGCCGGCTTCAATATCCGCGGCCTGGAAGGCAACCGCGTGCTGATCGTCGTCGACGGCGTGCGCGTGCCCGACGGCTTCGCCTTCGGGGCCCAGTCGACCGGTCGCGGCGACTATGTCGACCTCGACATCCTGAAGTCGGTCGAGATCGTGCGCGGCCCCGCCTCGGCCCTGTACGGCGCCGACGGCCTGGCCGGATCGGTCACCTTCATCACCAAGGACCCGTCCGACATCCTGAAGCCGGGCGACACGTTCGCCGGCCGCGCCCGAGTCGGCTACGCCTCGGCCGACGAGAGCTGGACCGAGAGCCTGGTCCTGGCCGGCAAGTCCGATCGCTGGGAGGCCCTGGTCGCCTATACCCGCCGCGACGGCGAGGGCCAGAAGACGGCCGGGACCAACGACTCGGCCAATACCGACCGCACCACCGCCAACCCCGAGGACAACACGTCCAACTCGGTGCTGGGCAAGCTGATCTACACGCCCAACGACAAGAACCGCTTCCGCCTGACGGTCGACCACCTGGACCGCCAGGTCGACTGGACGGTGCTGTCGGCCATCGCCAAGCCGCCGCTGGCCTCGACCAGCGCCATCGGCCTGACCGCCTTCGACAAGGTCAAGCGCGACCGCGTCAGCCTGGACCACCGCTTCGATGGCGGCGAGGGCGTGATCAGCGCGGCTCGCACCTCGCTGTACTGGCAGAAGAGCACGACCCGCCAGTTCTCGGCCGAGGATCGCTACACCGCCGCCGACCGCACCCGTGACGCCACCTTCGACAACCGCGTGCTCGGCGCGGCCGTCGAGCTGCACAGCGTCTTCGACAGCGGCGCGCTGAAGCACGAGATCGTCTGGGGCGGCGACGCCTCGATCACCCGTCAGCAGGGCACGCGCGACGGCACGGTGCCGCCGGCCGGCGAGACCTTCCCCGCCAAGGCCTTCCCGACCACCGACTTCACGCTCGCCGGCCTCTACGCTCAGGACGAGATCACGGCCGGTCCGGTGACGATCTATCCGGCCGTGCGCCTGGACTACTACAAGCTGGATCCGAAGGCCGACGCGCTGTTCACCACCGCGACCTCTGGCCAGAGCGACACCCACGTCTCGCCCAAGCTGGGCCTGGTCTGGGACGCCACCGACCTGGTGACCGTGTTCGCCAACGCGGCGGCGGGCTTCAAGGCCCCCTCCCCGTCACAGGTCAACACCGGCTTCGCCAACCCGGTCTCGAACTACAAGTCGATCTCGAACCCCGACCTGAAGCCCGAGACCAGCAAGACCCTCGAGGCCGGCTTCCGCCTCCACCGCAACGGCTGGCGCGTCGCCGTCACCGGCTTTACCGGCGAGTACGACGACTTCATCGAACAGGTGCAGGTGGCCGGGAACTTCACCGCCGCCAACCCCGCCGTCTACCAGTACGTCAACCTGTCGGGCGTGAAGATCAGCGGGGCCGAGGCCAAGGGGTCGTTCGAGCTGGGCGCGGGCTTCACGGCCAGGGCCGCCGTCTCGTACGCCCGCGGCGCCTCGCGCAGCAATGGCGTCAACACGCCCCTGACCTCGATCGATCCGGTCAAGCTGACCGGCGGCGTCACCTATCGCGCCCCCTCGGGCAAGTTCGGCGGCGATCTCAGCGTCGTCCATTCGGACCGCAAGACCGCCGGTCGCTCGGGCCTGTCCTGCACCGGGGCCATCGCCGGCAGCTCGCCCTACAACTGCTTCATGCCCCCGTCCTTCACCGTCGGCGACCTGACGGCGTGGTGGGCGGCGACAGACGCGGTCACCGTCCGCGCCGGCGTCTTCAACCTGACCGACGAGAAGTACTGGTGGTGGAGCGACGCACGCGGTCTCGCCGACAACTCGGTCGTCAAGGACGGCTACACCCAGCCCGGCCGCAACTACAGCGTCTCCCTTGCGCTGAAGTTCTAGGCCGCAGGCGCGGGACGCGCGGGCGGGAAGCCGCGCGTCCCGACACCCTTGCGGACAAGCTGGCACCGCCCTCGACCCAATCCGCCTGGATTGGGTCGTTTCATGCCTAGACGCGAGATAGCCGCCAAAACCGCTTACACTTTTGGCTATCTCGCTTTAGCTACGGGCTCTCACATCTCTCGGAGTTCGCATGCTGCGCCGTATGTACGACTGGGTCATGGGCCTGGCCGCTTCCCGTCACGCCCCGCTCAGCCTGTTCGCGGTCTCGTTCGCCGAGAGCTCGTTCTTCCCGATTCCGCCGGACGTGATGCTCGCGCCGATGTGCCTGGCCAAGCCGGAGAAGGCCTGGCGCTACGCCTTCATCTGCACCCTCGCCTCGGTGCTGGGCGGCTGCCTGGGCTACGCGATCGGCTACTTCCTGCGTGACTTCGGTCTGTGGATGATGGCCGCGACCGGCCACGCCGGCGGCCTGGCGGAGTTCCAGTGCTGGTACGCCAAGTACGGCGTCTGGGTGATCCTGGCCAAGGGCCTGACCCCCATCCCCTACAAGCTGGTGACCATCGCCTCGGGCCTGGCCGCCTTCAGCTTCCCGATGTTCATCGCCGCTTCGGCCGCCACCCGCGGGGCGCGCTTCTTCCTGGTCGCCTTCATCATCAAGAAGTTCGGCCCGGCCCTGCTGCCGGTCGTCGAGCGTCGCCTGGCCTTGTTCGCCGGAATTTTGATCGCCCTCGTTGTCATCGGCCTCACGGCCAGCCATTTCATCGGTGGGGGCGGACACGGTGGAGCTTGCGCCGCATGACGACGACTGAACAACCGAAGGCCGAGGGCTTCATCGGCCGGGTCTATGACCTGGTCACGCGCCACTGGCCGCTGATCGCCTTCCTGTCCAGCGCGCTGATGCTGGCCATCGCGCACGGCTTCGAGACCTTCGGCCATCTCGCGCCCTGCAACCTGTGCCTAAAGGCGCGCGAGGTCTACTGGGTCGCCGGGACCGTCGGCCTCGTGGCGTCCATCCTCCAGCGCACGCCTCTCTGGCCGCGCCTGCGTCAGCCAGCCAACCTGCTGCTGGCGGCGATCTTCCTGTACGGCGCGGGCCTGGCGGTGTTCCACGCCGGCGTCGAATGGAAGTGGTGGCCGGGCCCGACCACCTGCACGGGCGGCGGCGTCGCCCAGGCCTCGAACCTGGAGGCCATGCTGAAGGGGACGATGAAGATCAAGCCGCCGGCCTGCGACAAGGCCGCCTGGGTGTTCCTGGGCCTGTCGATGGCCGGCTGGAACGCGCTGGTCTCGCTGAAGCTGGCTGTCTGGTCGGGGCTGGCGGGCCTGCGCAAGGCGGAGACCCTTTGATGACCAAGCCGGTCCCCCCGCGCCCTGGTCAGGGAGCGCAGCGTTCGCGTCTCGCCGAGATCCTGCGCGTCGACCAGGCCGGCGAGTTGGCGGCGGTGCACATCTATCGGGGCCAGGCCGCCGTGATGCGCAACGCGCCGGGCCGCGAGCGAATCGCCGACCAACTGAAGGAGATGGAGGGCCACGAACAGGTCCACCTCTCGCGTTTCAACGAGCTGCTGACCGAGCGCAATGTGCGCCCGACCCTGATGTCGCCGGTCTGGCGCGCGGCCGCCTTCGCCCTGGGCGCCGGCACCGCACTGCTGGGCGACAAGGCCGCCCACGCCTGCACCGAGGCGGTCGAGACGGTGATCGAGAAGCACTATGCCGGCCAGATCGAGGAGTTGAAGGACCGCGAC
Encoded proteins:
- a CDS encoding alpha/beta hydrolase; this encodes MTPASSAFEPARRRRDDSDGPPILIVPGLYNSGPDHWQTHWERELPNAQRVEQQDWERPLLGDWTISLAEAVRQRPGAILVAHSLGCALVAHFAQVTGGRGVGGAMLVAPADVNREGPAGRLLVGFSPIPRQRLPFPSLVVASRDDPYVEIERAEAFARGWGSAFVDLGRAGHINVDSGHGAWTKGRSLLRGLIQRVEAADRL
- a CDS encoding MarR family winged helix-turn-helix transcriptional regulator: MTATVSPITPGASEAPEPGVSLSDYVPYRLATASAAVSRLIARAYEDRFGLTIPQWRLMSVLAEGALTQHTAVTRTAMDKVRVSRAAQELVVRRLVARTTVRSDRRSHTLELTAAGRRLFAEIAPLALAYEATLLAGLAPSEVAMFKRLLDHLETAAIQLTGGETITPRPDGSPDGSVDVD
- a CDS encoding DUF3297 family protein, which gives rise to MSDTPPDRLSNNPDSPFYDADLLERGIGIRFKGVEKTNVEEYCVSEKWVRVAAGKTLDRKGNPMTIKLQGEVEAYFRDAAEG
- a CDS encoding EF-hand domain-containing protein, with the translated sequence MKTRTILAAFAVAALAGSAHAASHARDTFIKEQDQNGDGVVSKDEFAATRAIQFAKTDADKNGTLSQAEYVGEFKARLEKKLAADERASEKKEEERVRQMRQADVRFNVLDSDKSSAITRAEFDYSGWRMFSHHDTNNDGTVSAADPIKEDQQD
- a CDS encoding DUF4198 domain-containing protein, giving the protein MIRSLRAGLMGGALLLSLAVPAAQAHSPYLLPTVFDASDRKIVTVEGAFTESFFTPEVVMKSDAYAVVDPDGVRTPITPTYLRQVAVFEVATEKPGTYRITTGQRGGRTAKAALVKGQWEFFEGAKAPADAIDMQSLTTAEVYVTRGAPSDSALAPTGKGIEFKAITHPSKIVTGQDAVFEVLFDGKPVANQAIEFVAAEDRYADAKPAPKTVTSDAKGRFAVKPDHSGLYHIQTRYRLGPAAAGQPGYSFTYALTFESLR
- a CDS encoding TonB-dependent hemoglobin/transferrin/lactoferrin family receptor, yielding MSRLKLAALAAASTAALLGSAAPSLAWAADATPAADDAAAEVDKVTVTATRSEKTVSQAPVTVSVISSEEIEDGLVRDVKDLVRDEPGVSVRSAPARFTAAGASTGRDGNAGFNIRGLEGNRVLIVVDGVRVPDGFAFGAQSTGRGDYVDLDILKSVEIVRGPASALYGADGLAGSVTFITKDPSDILKPGDTFAGRARVGYASADESWTESLVLAGKSDRWEALVAYTRRDGEGQKTAGTNDSANTDRTTANPEDNTSNSVLGKLIYTPNDKNRFRLTVDHLDRQVDWTVLSAIAKPPLASTSAIGLTAFDKVKRDRVSLDHRFDGGEGVISAARTSLYWQKSTTRQFSAEDRYTAADRTRDATFDNRVLGAAVELHSVFDSGALKHEIVWGGDASITRQQGTRDGTVPPAGETFPAKAFPTTDFTLAGLYAQDEITAGPVTIYPAVRLDYYKLDPKADALFTTATSGQSDTHVSPKLGLVWDATDLVTVFANAAAGFKAPSPSQVNTGFANPVSNYKSISNPDLKPETSKTLEAGFRLHRNGWRVAVTGFTGEYDDFIEQVQVAGNFTAANPAVYQYVNLSGVKISGAEAKGSFELGAGFTARAAVSYARGASRSNGVNTPLTSIDPVKLTGGVTYRAPSGKFGGDLSVVHSDRKTAGRSGLSCTGAIAGSSPYNCFMPPSFTVGDLTAWWAATDAVTVRAGVFNLTDEKYWWWSDARGLADNSVVKDGYTQPGRNYSVSLALKF
- a CDS encoding YqaA family protein, with protein sequence MLRRMYDWVMGLAASRHAPLSLFAVSFAESSFFPIPPDVMLAPMCLAKPEKAWRYAFICTLASVLGGCLGYAIGYFLRDFGLWMMAATGHAGGLAEFQCWYAKYGVWVILAKGLTPIPYKLVTIASGLAAFSFPMFIAASAATRGARFFLVAFIIKKFGPALLPVVERRLALFAGILIALVVIGLTASHFIGGGGHGGACAA
- a CDS encoding disulfide bond formation protein B; the encoded protein is MTTTEQPKAEGFIGRVYDLVTRHWPLIAFLSSALMLAIAHGFETFGHLAPCNLCLKAREVYWVAGTVGLVASILQRTPLWPRLRQPANLLLAAIFLYGAGLAVFHAGVEWKWWPGPTTCTGGGVAQASNLEAMLKGTMKIKPPACDKAAWVFLGLSMAGWNALVSLKLAVWSGLAGLRKAETL
- a CDS encoding demethoxyubiquinone hydroxylase family protein translates to MTKPVPPRPGQGAQRSRLAEILRVDQAGELAAVHIYRGQAAVMRNAPGRERIADQLKEMEGHEQVHLSRFNELLTERNVRPTLMSPVWRAAAFALGAGTALLGDKAAHACTEAVETVIEKHYAGQIEELKDRDPALAAELTQFRDDELAHRDLAIEEGAHEATAYPLLTAVIQAGCRAAIKISEKI